TAGGTTTTATATATGAAGGAAGAAATGTATATAAGCACCCATGTGGAACAAAAATTGTTGATGCTCGTCCCGATAATGTTTTTATAAGCGCAACAAAGGAGGTATTTCCTATCGATGTACAAATTCTTCATGGTGATAGATTTATACACCTTCAATTGCTGTATTTACTGAAATCTCGCTACAGGGTTCCGCAATAATAATAGCGAATCTACAGCAAACCTAAAAACCTCTATAGAAATTTATTTGCAAAAAGGCTCCCTTCAAAAAAGGGAACCTTTTTTGTTTCCTCCCCTAAGAAGTAGGGGGGGCGACAAGACTAAAAGGGATAATTCCGTTTTTTATTTAAGATTCCCGTGAAGAAATGTCCTGCATCCCGGAGGGCAGGTGGGACGCGATTGTTCCGGCAAAGAGGGGATTTCCTAAAAATCTTTCCATGCCCAGTTTCGTGCAGATTTGACTGATCAGTGCGGCCCTGTCCGTCGCGGGCCGGTCCTTCATCACGGCATCCACGCCCCTCTGGATCTCTTCAATGAGGTCCAGCGCCCGGGAGATGGCTTCCGCGCCTTCCCGGCCTGTGTAAACCTTGTCCCATGCGGGGCAGTAAAACCGTACCGGGGAAAGACTCGCCAGGCGGTGCAGGGTATCCATGCTCCAGTCCCTGTTGATGTAAATGGGAACGTCATTCCACACGGGAATGGCGTCTCCGGTAAACAGGATCTCCCGGTTCCGCAGCCAGTAGGAGACGCCGTCGCAGGAATGTCCCCTGGAGCCTATAACCTTGATTTCCATGCCCGGTTCCGGCGTGATGACGTCTCCGTCCGTGACGACGGCATCCACTTGAGTGGATGCCCCCGCCAGCGCGTGAAAATTGGGAATGGGGCGCTCCTGGAATTGCAGGTCAATATTCTCAATCCACCGCCGCTCCCCCCGGCTTGCGTAAACGGTGCAGCCCGTGAGTTCCCTGATGACGGATGCGCTGCCGATGTGGTCCGGGTGCGCGTGCGTCAGGAAAATCCCTCTGATCTCTTCCGGCCTGCGCCCGATTTTCTCCATGTAGGAAAAAATGGCCTTCTCGCTTCCGCCAACGCCGGAATCAACCAGGTAGCAGGCGGTTCCCTCAATAAGGTAGATATACGCAAAACGCTTGATTTCCGGCGTCACCTGGAAATCAACCCTGATCTGGTGCAGTCCTTCACAGAGCTTCATCACCATCCGTTCCTTTCACGATGATGGCGTGGCTCTTCACGGAATCCTCCCGCAGGGATTTGATCTGCCGGTACTCTTCCGAGGCAAAGCAGCGTTCCAGCTTTTCCCGGGAGGGAAACCGGATGACAATCACACGGTCCGGCTTCCAGCCGTCGGTCAACGGAATGACCTCGCTGGTCCTGACCAGGTATTCTCCGCCGTGCTTTTCAACAATGGGTTTGACTTCCCTGACATAGGAATCGTACGGGGAATGGGCATCCCCGGTTAAAGAAACCGTGACAATAAAATAGTAACTCATATCCTTCTCTTCCGGTAAGCGGCGGGCGCCTGCTGGTTCCCATAGACGCCCGGAAGCATCCATGGCCTTGGTGGGCAGACTAAAGCCGGAAATGGAGATTGTCAATCCGTCTTCCGGACTTGCCTGAATGAGCGCGGCGCTGCGGCAAAGTACGGAGTTTCAATTTTTTGAAGTTCTTACAAGGGCGTTCAACCGCAAACGGTTTTCCTGCTTTTGCACCTGGTCTGTCATCCGGAGCGTCCGGGCACTGTCTTGAACCGCCGGGCAAAGCCGCGGTTTCTGAATGAAAACTCTCCCTCACCCCAGAACCCTGCGGACAGGTTCCGCATAAAGCTCCGGTTCCAGCAGGAAGGAATCGTGTCCCTTGGTGGAAACAATGGTGTGGAACTCCACGGGAATGCCCGCGGCTTTGAGCTGTTCCGCAAAATCCTTCTGTTCCGCCGGACGGAAGCAGCAGTCTGTATCAATGGAAAAGACAAGAGCCGGAATCCCCGCGCGCCGGAAGCCCGCCAGGGCAGTGCTGAAAGCGCCGTCCGCCGCATGGTCCCGGATGTCGAACTCCGCCCACATGTCCGCAATGCGGATGTAGGCGTTGGCGTCAAAACGCTCCGCAAA
This DNA window, taken from Akkermansia muciniphila, encodes the following:
- a CDS encoding DUF1330 domain-containing protein, with translation MSYYFIVTVSLTGDAHSPYDSYVREVKPIVEKHGGEYLVRTSEVIPLTDGWKPDRVIVIRFPSREKLERCFASEEYRQIKSLREDSVKSHAIIVKGTDGDEAL
- a CDS encoding MBL fold metallo-hydrolase, with amino-acid sequence MKLCEGLHQIRVDFQVTPEIKRFAYIYLIEGTACYLVDSGVGGSEKAIFSYMEKIGRRPEEIRGIFLTHAHPDHIGSASVIRELTGCTVYASRGERRWIENIDLQFQERPIPNFHALAGASTQVDAVVTDGDVITPEPGMEIKVIGSRGHSCDGVSYWLRNREILFTGDAIPVWNDVPIYINRDWSMDTLHRLASLSPVRFYCPAWDKVYTGREGAEAISRALDLIEEIQRGVDAVMKDRPATDRAALISQICTKLGMERFLGNPLFAGTIASHLPSGMQDISSRES